The sequence CGTTCGTACTCCATAGACGTGCAATCTCTTTACGGTTTACGGGCTTCAATGGCAGCCGAAACAATATAATCGTGAATGCTGGTGCCCGGTGCCCATTCGCGGATAAACTCGCGGCTTTCGTCTTTGGGGCTGATCTTTATGGCCGTAAACCCGGCGCTGGTAAGCATATCGGTCAATTCGGCAATGGTGGACGCTCCCGAGATACAACTGGAATATAGGACCATATCTTCCAGCACCTTTTCGGGTAAAACGGTGGTGGCAATTACATCGGAAACGGCAATTCGTCCACCCGGTTTTAACACGCGGAACACCTCTTCAAAAACCTGTTGTTTTTCGGGCGAAAGGTTGATCACACAATTGGAGATGACCACATCCACACTGTTGTCGGCCACCGGCAGATGTTCGATCTCTCCCAGTCGAAACTCCACGTTGGCATACCCTCCTTTGCGTGCATTTTCGCGTGCTGCGGATATCATTTTCGGTGTCATGTCGACACCAATGGCCTGTCCGGTATTTTGTAACTGGTTGGCCGCCAAAAACACATCGAAGCCGGCACCACTTCCCAGGTCTAACACCGTTTCGCCCTTTTTTATGGCAGCAATGGCCTGAGGATTTCCACATCCCAATCCCAGGTTGGCACCTTCGGGAATGGTTTGTAACTCGCTGTCGGAATAACCCAGTTTTGCCGATACCTGGTAAAACGACTCTGCCGGTGCACAACAACTGTTTTCGTCGTTGGTGCTACATCCGCAATTGTTTGCATTATTTTCTGCTACCCGGCTGTAATTTTCGCGTACAGCCTCTCTGATCTCGTCGTGATTCTTTTGCATGGTAATTATTCATTTAAATTGTCTATTCGGTAGACGGAGAAAGAAAAAAAGGTTGCAAACTAATTATCACACGACTTGCCCCTACCCCTCGTGTGTAAGAGGGGTAAAAGAGATGCCGGAGGCATCAAATGTATATAGCCATTAACAACGGTAAAACATTCGACTCCGGCTGGAGTCGTACCTTCATTCCATCCCTATTTCCTATAAATATTTAAATCCTCCGGATTTGATTTTGCTTATGAACCTGGATTTCCTTCTGATCCATAGAAACCAGCTTACCGGATCTACTCCTAGTTTGCAACATGGGGTAGAAGCAAACTAATTATTGCACGACCGGCAGTAATTCGGATTTGATTCGTAATTCATGATGTTGCCGTATTTATCGGTGTAGAAAATACAGCATTCGGTGAGTTTTTGTTTGAGCAACAGGCGTCCACGGTGCACCCTGGTTTTTGCCGCCGAATACGAAATGCCCAGGTAAACAGCCAGTTCTTTTTGCGACATTCCCTTTATTTCGGATAAGATCAGTGCTTCGCGGTATTTCTCAGGAAGCCGGTTGATAAACGGTGCCACCCAGCTTTCTACTTCTTCCATCACATCGTCGCTTATCTCTTCATTTTCTTCCGGCAACGATTCCGGCATATTTCCCGACTTTTTACCCCTCCGGAAATGATCGGCAATGGCATTTCGGGTGATCTGAAACAGCCAGCTTTTTATTTTGGTGCTGTCTTTTAAGGACTCGATATTCGTAAGCATTTTAAGAAAAACATTCTGAAGCAGGTCTTCTGCTGTGGCCTTATCTGAAACACTTTTGCGTATAAACCGCAAGAGCTGATCGTAATATTCATTCCAAACCGTTTCGATATGCGTGTAATCTTTATTTTCCATTGTAGTACATTCTATATTAAGTAGACGCTATAATTTAAAAAGGTTGCAAAAGCCTGTTTTGTTCGTCGGCTACCGGTGAATGTTTTGGCTAATTTACGGTTTTTGGTGGAGCTTGGTTTGTGAGAATTACAACTATCCCATCCGTCAACCGACGAATACTCCCTTCTGAGAAGAGGGGAATTGAAAATCAGCATAGCTAAATTTTCGTGTTGCAGGTTTGTTTGTCAGTTCAAAGGTTGAATTGAAATGCGTTCATTTCTCCTCCTTTTAGAAGGAGTACCGCTGATG comes from uncultured Draconibacterium sp. and encodes:
- a CDS encoding arsenite methyltransferase codes for the protein MQKNHDEIREAVRENYSRVAENNANNCGCSTNDENSCCAPAESFYQVSAKLGYSDSELQTIPEGANLGLGCGNPQAIAAIKKGETVLDLGSGAGFDVFLAANQLQNTGQAIGVDMTPKMISAARENARKGGYANVEFRLGEIEHLPVADNSVDVVISNCVINLSPEKQQVFEEVFRVLKPGGRIAVSDVIATTVLPEKVLEDMVLYSSCISGASTIAELTDMLTSAGFTAIKISPKDESREFIREWAPGTSIHDYIVSAAIEARKP
- the sigZ gene encoding RNA polymerase sigma factor SigZ, yielding MENKDYTHIETVWNEYYDQLLRFIRKSVSDKATAEDLLQNVFLKMLTNIESLKDSTKIKSWLFQITRNAIADHFRRGKKSGNMPESLPEENEEISDDVMEEVESWVAPFINRLPEKYREALILSEIKGMSQKELAVYLGISYSAAKTRVHRGRLLLKQKLTECCIFYTDKYGNIMNYESNPNYCRSCNN